One part of the Bacteroidia bacterium genome encodes these proteins:
- a CDS encoding ABC transporter permease — protein sequence MLLNYFKVVFRNYRKNKLYASLNLLGLSIGYTSCLLIGAFLIHETSFESFHSQSKRIYRASHHYYANGGFESHWARTYLDIINELPTDMPEVKHLIRFQNHQRRYIRINQNKFRAPNTFVTDAEVFEVFDFKLIYGKPSEALKAPSSVVLTESIARKYFGEENPIGKELYVVGDYTTEEELYTVTGVMQDLPNNTHMPIDILLSFQSPEDRRWWAYVYILLEEGTDIHQVEGKMEDFFSRHNQDDTNGRTEIVFQALEDIHLNSNLARELKPNGDKLYVRVFLFVGIFILLIALINYLNLSSALAMSRGKEVGLRLVLGASRKNLILFAIAESVIYNLLAAIITIGLSAIVMPFFLDLVEIPVLINPWFLGASLLGLAFMGGLLAGIYPAFVLAYSNSGSMFRASQNIKFGQTKAAYRFKRFLVGIQFASTTLLLISTWIANNQVSFLHNKQLGMQTEQVLAIPAVPNPVTDKYPLFREQAKKIKGVKSVSACMEVPSREIRDVGPTLVVGGNQDPQKAPMLDMQVISPDFFETMGIKLLAGEDRSGNFIFTGPPEFSEEFSPAQYFASQERNYLINEEAMNQLGWQDPQEAIGQQISWSIGGFNLKEGPITGIVENVHQESLKNKVDPTIMVVEPIWLRTFLLKLETKDVSKTLAGIQSNWNELFPTYPFEYQFVDELYNKLYKQERVQLRLLIYLSLIAIIIAFLGLFSLVAYSLQSRMKEIAIRKITGAGFVDLLLLIGKEYVLILGLGSMLAIPFSYWGLKNWLENFAYHTDISVWAFLFSILGLISLVLATVGMQIFLNNTRNPAEILRE from the coding sequence ATGCTCCTCAACTATTTCAAAGTCGTCTTTCGTAATTACCGCAAAAACAAGCTATACGCCAGCCTCAATCTATTGGGATTAAGCATCGGGTATACCTCTTGTTTACTGATAGGAGCCTTCCTGATTCATGAGACATCTTTTGAAAGCTTTCACTCACAATCAAAGCGAATTTATAGAGCCAGCCATCACTATTATGCAAATGGCGGCTTCGAATCTCACTGGGCAAGGACCTATCTGGATATTATCAATGAGCTTCCCACTGATATGCCTGAGGTCAAGCATCTCATTCGCTTTCAAAACCACCAGCGTCGCTACATACGGATAAATCAGAATAAATTTCGTGCACCAAATACCTTTGTTACGGATGCCGAAGTATTCGAAGTATTTGATTTCAAGCTCATATACGGCAAACCCTCAGAGGCCCTGAAAGCTCCCAGCTCTGTTGTTCTCACAGAAAGCATAGCCCGTAAATATTTCGGGGAGGAAAACCCGATTGGCAAAGAATTATATGTAGTGGGAGATTATACGACCGAAGAGGAGCTTTATACGGTTACAGGAGTCATGCAAGACTTGCCGAATAATACCCATATGCCAATTGATATCCTCCTCTCTTTCCAAAGTCCAGAGGATAGAAGATGGTGGGCCTATGTGTATATCCTGCTTGAAGAAGGCACCGACATTCATCAGGTGGAAGGTAAAATGGAGGACTTTTTCTCCCGACATAATCAGGATGATACAAATGGGCGAACAGAGATCGTATTCCAGGCATTGGAAGATATACACCTGAATTCGAATCTTGCCCGGGAATTGAAGCCCAATGGAGACAAACTCTATGTTCGGGTTTTTCTCTTTGTAGGGATTTTTATTTTGCTGATTGCCCTCATTAACTACCTCAACCTAAGTAGTGCCCTGGCCATGAGTCGCGGCAAAGAGGTTGGACTAAGATTGGTCTTGGGTGCAAGTCGCAAAAACTTAATTCTATTCGCTATTGCGGAATCAGTCATTTACAATTTACTGGCTGCTATCATAACCATAGGCTTGAGTGCGATAGTAATGCCTTTCTTCCTCGACCTAGTTGAAATTCCGGTACTTATCAATCCATGGTTTTTAGGAGCAAGTTTATTGGGATTGGCTTTCATGGGCGGTTTATTGGCGGGTATTTACCCTGCATTCGTCTTGGCTTACTCAAATTCGGGAAGCATGTTCCGGGCAAGTCAAAATATCAAATTTGGCCAAACCAAAGCTGCTTACCGTTTCAAAAGATTTCTGGTCGGTATCCAATTTGCCTCTACGACTTTGCTGCTCATTAGCACCTGGATTGCCAATAATCAGGTCAGCTTTCTACACAATAAGCAATTGGGGATGCAGACAGAACAAGTGCTAGCCATTCCTGCCGTCCCAAATCCAGTCACAGATAAGTACCCGTTATTCCGGGAGCAAGCAAAAAAAATAAAAGGAGTAAAATCTGTTAGTGCGTGCATGGAAGTTCCCTCCCGAGAAATTCGAGACGTAGGCCCTACTCTGGTCGTGGGAGGGAATCAGGATCCTCAAAAAGCTCCCATGCTGGATATGCAGGTGATCAGCCCGGATTTTTTTGAGACAATGGGCATAAAGCTTCTGGCCGGAGAGGATCGCTCAGGTAATTTTATATTTACAGGGCCTCCAGAATTCAGCGAAGAGTTCAGCCCAGCCCAATACTTTGCGAGTCAGGAGAGAAACTATTTGATAAATGAAGAAGCCATGAACCAGTTGGGCTGGCAAGATCCTCAAGAAGCAATCGGTCAACAGATTTCCTGGTCTATCGGAGGCTTTAACCTAAAAGAAGGTCCTATTACCGGAATCGTAGAAAATGTCCACCAGGAAAGCCTGAAAAATAAAGTTGATCCGACTATCATGGTAGTGGAGCCTATCTGGTTACGGACCTTTTTACTGAAATTGGAAACGAAAGATGTCTCCAAAACCCTTGCAGGCATTCAATCAAACTGGAATGAGCTATTTCCCACTTATCCTTTTGAATATCAATTTGTAGATGAGCTTTATAATAAGCTTTATAAACAGGAACGTGTGCAATTACGCCTGCTGATTTATTTAAGTTTGATAGCCATCATCATTGCCTTCCTGGGACTTTTTAGTCTGGTAGCTTACTCTTTGCAAAGCCGAATGAAGGAAATTGCGATCAGAAAGATAACAGGGGCTGGTTTTGTCGATTTGCTCCTCCTTATTGGAAAAGAATATGTGCTGATCTTGGGATTGGGAAGTATGCTTGCAATTCCTTTCAGTTATTGGGGACTAAAAAACTGGTTAGAGAATTTTGCATACCATACGGATATTTCCGTTTGGGCATTCCTGTTTTCCATATTGGGATTGATAAGTTTGGTACTTGCTACTGTAGGGATGCAGATTTTCCTCAATAATACTCGAAATCCTGCTGAGATTTTACGGGAGTAA
- a CDS encoding sulfatase codes for MKKLLLFLILWVILSSCTQPSEVESKPRPNILFAIADDQSFGHAGAYGCNWIKTPAFDRVAREGLLFNKAYTPNAKCAPSRSSILTGRNSWQLEEAMNHWPLFPEKFKTVAEALADQGYWVGKTGKGYAPGISRRNGEWRELLVNNYSDIKLTPPASHISDNDYSANFEAFLKDRKEQQPFFFWYGSTEPHRRYEYGVGLAKGNKTLSEVEDIPDFWPDSDTVRTDMLDYAYEIEYFDSHLAKMLDMLEEEGELENTLVVVTSDNGMPFPRIKGQIYEYDNHLPLAIMWAKGLKDAGREINEYVNFIDFAPTFLELAGVSEEASGMEKIRGKSLVPYLSGESRDPNHSDFVILGKERHDVGRPDDQGYPVRAIVKDGYALSVNFESDRWPAGDPITGYLNCDGSPTKTQILNERRREGKSNLWELNFGKRAEIELYDLENDPWCVKNLASESSQEDRIESLKTLLFSELEKDGDPRILAKSALIDSYKYMDKNTTDFYNRFMSGEKMKAGWVNPSDFEATNLEEDE; via the coding sequence ATGAAAAAACTATTGCTCTTTTTGATTTTGTGGGTCATTTTATCCTCATGTACTCAACCCTCAGAAGTAGAATCGAAACCCAGACCCAATATCCTGTTCGCTATCGCTGACGATCAATCTTTTGGACATGCAGGTGCCTATGGTTGTAACTGGATTAAGACTCCGGCCTTTGATCGGGTCGCAAGAGAAGGCCTCCTTTTCAACAAAGCCTATACTCCCAATGCCAAATGCGCTCCTTCTCGTTCCTCTATTCTGACAGGCAGAAACAGTTGGCAATTGGAAGAAGCCATGAATCACTGGCCCCTCTTTCCGGAGAAGTTTAAAACCGTAGCTGAAGCACTGGCTGATCAGGGATACTGGGTAGGTAAAACCGGCAAGGGCTATGCACCGGGAATATCTCGGAGGAATGGAGAATGGAGAGAGTTATTGGTTAATAATTATTCGGATATAAAATTGACTCCGCCTGCCAGTCATATTTCAGACAATGATTATAGTGCCAATTTCGAAGCTTTCCTCAAAGACAGAAAAGAACAGCAGCCCTTTTTCTTTTGGTATGGGTCAACGGAGCCTCATAGAAGGTATGAGTATGGAGTTGGATTGGCGAAAGGAAATAAAACCCTAAGCGAGGTAGAGGACATCCCTGACTTTTGGCCCGATTCAGATACGGTGAGAACGGATATGCTGGATTATGCCTACGAAATTGAATACTTCGATTCTCATTTGGCAAAAATGCTGGACATGCTTGAAGAAGAGGGCGAACTGGAGAATACCCTCGTAGTAGTAACCTCAGATAATGGTATGCCATTCCCCCGAATCAAAGGACAGATATATGAATATGACAATCATTTACCCCTCGCTATTATGTGGGCGAAAGGATTGAAGGATGCAGGCAGAGAAATCAATGAGTATGTAAATTTTATAGATTTTGCACCAACATTTCTCGAATTGGCAGGGGTGAGCGAAGAGGCTTCAGGGATGGAGAAGATCAGGGGAAAGAGTTTAGTCCCTTATTTGTCTGGAGAATCAAGAGATCCCAATCATTCGGATTTTGTGATCTTGGGGAAAGAAAGGCATGATGTAGGCAGGCCCGATGATCAAGGCTATCCAGTGAGGGCAATTGTTAAGGATGGCTATGCATTAAGTGTGAACTTCGAATCGGATCGATGGCCGGCAGGAGATCCAATTACCGGATACCTGAATTGTGATGGAAGTCCAACCAAAACACAAATACTCAATGAAAGAAGGCGAGAAGGGAAAAGTAATCTATGGGAATTAAACTTTGGGAAACGAGCGGAAATAGAATTGTATGATTTGGAAAATGATCCCTGGTGTGTAAAGAATCTGGCCAGCGAAAGTTCTCAAGAAGACAGGATTGAGTCCCTGAAAACATTGTTATTCTCAGAATTGGAAAAAGATGGGGATCCACGCATACTGGCTAAGTCAGCTTTAATCGATTCTTATAAATACATGGATAAAAATACCACGGATTTCTACAATCGATTTATGTCAGGAGAAAAAATGAAAGCTGGCTGGGTAAATCCTTCAGATTTCGAAGCTACAAATCTTGAAGAGGATGAATAA